The DNA region GAAACTCCGCCCCTCCATGGCCGCACCGAATGCGGTATAATCCTGGGCCTGCACTACCTGCGCCACCCCTGGCGGGGCGCCATTTCTGCGTGTGCGGCACCTGGCTGGGCGGGGTGGTTGCGTGCGTAGCATGCGGCCTGCTAAGGCTGGTTGGTCATTTCGTAGTGCTTCTGGCCTTTTTCCCGTTTCCGTTAGCCGGGTCAATCTCCCACCCATTGTTAAGCAACTTAGATGTCGGCGGTCACGTACAGCTGGCTGCCCTGGTCCTTAAACTGGGCTGCCTTTTCAGCCATGCCTTCGGCCAGGGCCTGCTCGTCCTCCAGGTTCAGTTCCTTGGCGTAGTCGCGTATCTGCTGGGTGATCTCCATGCTGCAGAACTTGGGGCCACACATGCTGCAGAAGTGGGCCACCTTGGCGTTATCGGCTGGCAGGGTTTCGTCGTGAAAGGCACGGGCCGTGTCGGGGTCCAGGCTCAGGTTAAACTGGTCTTCCCAGCGGAATTCGAACCGTGCCTTGCTCAGCGCATCGTCTCGCAGCTGTGCGCCTGGGTGGCCCTTGGCCAGGTCGGCCGCGTGGGCCGCTATTTTGTAGGTGATTACCCCGTCCTTTACATCCTTCTTGTTGGGCAGGCCCAGGTGCTCCTTGGGCGTTACGTAGCACAGCATGGCGGTACCGTACCAGCCTATCATGGCCGCCCCTATGCCACTGGTTATGTGGTCGTAGCCCGGGGCAATGTCGGTAGTAAGGGGGCCCAGGGTGTAGAAGGGCGCTTCGCCACAGGTGCTTAGCTGCTTGTCCATGTTCTCCTTTATCAGGTGCATGGGCACATGGCCCGGGCCCTCTATCATGGTCTGCACCTCGTGCTCCCAGGCTATTTTAGTCAGCTCGCCCAGGGTTTCCAGCTCGGCAAACTGGGCACGGTCATTGGCATCGGCCAGCGAGCCGGGCCGCAGGCCATCGCCCAGGCTGAAGGACACATCGTAGGCCTTCATGATCTCGCAGATCTCGTGAAAGTGCGTGTACAGGAAGTTCTCCTGGTGATGGGCCAGGCACCACTTGGCCAGGATGCTGCCGCCCCGGCTTACGATGCCCGTTACGCGCCGGGCGGTGAAGGGTACATAGCGCAGCCGCACACCGGCATGGATGGTAAAGTAGTCTACCCCCTGCTCGGCCTGCTCAATCAGCGTGTCTCGGTATAGTTCCCAGGTCAGGTCTTCGGCCACGCCGCCTACCTTCTCCAGCGCCTGGTAGATGGGTACGGTGCCAATGGGTACGGGGCTATTGCGCAGGATCCATTCGCGGGTTTCGTGTATGTTTCGGCCGGTGCTCAGGTCCATGATGGTATCGGCCCCCCAGCGGCAGGCCCATACGGCTTTTTCTACCTCTT from Bacteroidota bacterium includes:
- the thiC gene encoding phosphomethylpyrimidine synthase ThiC, with translation MSRLQEAQALPHTEVITRTPFPRSTKIYVPGQLHPIQVAMRQIELSAVQGDQNAPITVYDTSGPYTDPQADIRIEQGLNRLREGWIRQRGDVEGVDVHSRYTQERLAKPELDAIRFPNLHAPLRARAGQNVTQMHYARKGIITPEMEYIAIRENQRLQAYKAQASTQHPGESFGASIPREITPDFVREEVARGRAIIPANINHPESEPMIIGRNFLVKINANIGNSAVSSSIAEEVEKAVWACRWGADTIMDLSTGRNIHETREWILRNSPVPIGTVPIYQALEKVGGVAEDLTWELYRDTLIEQAEQGVDYFTIHAGVRLRYVPFTARRVTGIVSRGGSILAKWCLAHHQENFLYTHFHEICEIMKAYDVSFSLGDGLRPGSLADANDRAQFAELETLGELTKIAWEHEVQTMIEGPGHVPMHLIKENMDKQLSTCGEAPFYTLGPLTTDIAPGYDHITSGIGAAMIGWYGTAMLCYVTPKEHLGLPNKKDVKDGVITYKIAAHAADLAKGHPGAQLRDDALSKARFEFRWEDQFNLSLDPDTARAFHDETLPADNAKVAHFCSMCGPKFCSMEITQQIRDYAKELNLEDEQALAEGMAEKAAQFKDQGSQLYVTADI